A genome region from Akkermansiaceae bacterium includes the following:
- a CDS encoding sulfatase, with amino-acid sequence MAMHTPFTTLFAIILTALPCALRAAEAQGQARPNILFIYTDDQSYEALSVVQKELGEKGRFPWLKTPNLDRLAAEGVRFRNAFVNNSLCSPSRAVNLTGRYNHDAGNGIASNFRPFPVKNITHATLLRSAGYTTAYVGKWHMGSQRERPGFDYAATYVGHGRYQDCPYIVDGKNTPTKGWVDDVATDYAIDFIEKQKASAKPWSLILGFKTPHQPWEPPDRAKDLYTGELSRTVPNVNTPPIYAPNPVRAAKPVPKKEPTNLNYFRCVTAMDDCIGRLLKALDESGSASDTIVVFTSDNGFYLGAHATGDKRSAYEESLRVPFIVRYPALGEKARGRTVDEMVLNLDLAKSLLDFAGVSPHPEMQGRSWRPLLTGEDPAWRKSWFYEYFTENQKGTRVPDITAVRTKDAKLIKYRGFRQWTELFDLKADPYETRNLINDPAAAPLKAKLLAEHDRLAKEVGYHVPAFVDRPPDWGKPGSLAGDLSNP; translated from the coding sequence ATGGCCATGCACACACCGTTCACCACCCTCTTTGCCATCATCCTCACGGCGCTGCCATGCGCCCTGCGCGCAGCCGAAGCCCAGGGCCAAGCCAGACCCAACATCCTCTTCATCTACACGGACGACCAATCCTACGAGGCTCTCTCGGTGGTGCAAAAGGAACTGGGCGAAAAAGGGAGATTCCCTTGGCTCAAGACCCCGAACCTCGACCGCCTCGCCGCCGAGGGCGTTCGTTTCCGCAATGCCTTCGTGAACAACTCGCTCTGCTCCCCGAGCCGCGCGGTGAACCTGACCGGACGCTACAACCATGACGCAGGCAACGGCATCGCCTCGAACTTCCGCCCCTTTCCGGTCAAAAACATCACCCACGCCACGCTGCTTCGGAGCGCCGGATACACCACCGCCTACGTCGGCAAGTGGCACATGGGCAGTCAGCGCGAGCGCCCGGGATTCGACTATGCCGCCACCTACGTGGGCCATGGGCGCTACCAGGACTGCCCTTACATCGTCGATGGCAAGAACACGCCCACCAAGGGCTGGGTGGACGACGTGGCGACGGACTATGCGATCGATTTCATCGAAAAGCAGAAAGCCTCCGCCAAGCCATGGTCGCTCATCCTCGGTTTCAAAACCCCCCACCAGCCATGGGAGCCGCCGGATCGCGCAAAGGATCTCTACACAGGCGAATTGTCCCGGACTGTGCCGAACGTCAACACCCCGCCGATCTACGCTCCGAACCCTGTGCGCGCGGCGAAACCCGTTCCGAAAAAAGAGCCCACAAACCTCAATTATTTCCGCTGCGTCACCGCGATGGACGACTGCATCGGCCGCTTGCTCAAGGCGCTCGATGAGTCCGGTTCCGCATCGGACACGATCGTCGTCTTCACCTCCGACAACGGCTTCTACCTCGGCGCGCACGCCACCGGCGACAAGCGCAGCGCCTACGAGGAAAGCCTCCGCGTCCCGTTCATCGTTCGCTACCCGGCCCTGGGCGAAAAAGCTCGTGGACGCACCGTTGACGAAATGGTGCTCAACCTTGATCTGGCGAAATCGCTCCTGGATTTCGCAGGCGTTTCCCCACATCCGGAAATGCAGGGCCGCAGCTGGCGCCCTTTGCTCACCGGGGAGGATCCCGCATGGAGGAAAAGCTGGTTCTATGAATATTTCACCGAAAACCAGAAGGGCACCCGCGTGCCGGACATCACCGCCGTGCGCACCAAGGACGCCAAGCTGATCAAATACCGCGGGTTCAGGCAGTGGACGGAACTCTTCGATCTCAAGGCGGATCCCTACGAAACCCGCAACCTCATCAACGATCCCGCCGCCGCACCCCTCAAGGCGAAGCTGCTCGCCGAGCATGACCGCCTCGCCAAGGAGGTCGGCTATCATGTGCCGGCCTTCGTGGACCGCCCGCCGGACTGGGGCAAACCCGGCAGCCTTGCCGGCGATCTCTCCAACCCATAA
- a CDS encoding alpha/beta hydrolase fold domain-containing protein: MKLTFALLACLLMPLGAAQETRDIVMSVNGIEIPILIITPSSGKGPFPVVYNVHGGGWNGGTETVVPPASVPPEAKFLSDELGIVYVGLAYRCKVQKGTFKLAMEDLRASIQWFEARAATYKADTSLIAFTGGSAGTPLSAMLAQEMPSCAAYVGLFGVYDFTNNKESLFPDEKACSLFGLSSPEQKLASSAFHHIRKNPPATLLFHGGKDILTHSSQSIRFAEKLRGQGGQAEAVIFPEMNHGYFNPRYPAEYKATTLKIAGLYAENLKLEKSKVDALPAKLDRILSPFFPVDEIKPAAIAGQWKGETDTLAFQAGGAGTRTDPKNTSRPFTYKISGNTILVDFGKTKETYYMQRDLRVIYKFHPEGRFAGNKQWYQKQK, from the coding sequence ATGAAACTGACATTTGCCCTGCTCGCCTGCCTGCTGATGCCGCTCGGCGCCGCGCAGGAAACCCGGGACATTGTGATGAGCGTCAATGGCATCGAGATCCCCATCCTCATCATCACCCCTTCGTCAGGCAAGGGGCCCTTCCCCGTCGTTTACAACGTGCACGGCGGAGGCTGGAACGGCGGCACGGAAACGGTGGTTCCTCCCGCAAGCGTCCCGCCCGAAGCGAAGTTCCTCAGCGACGAACTGGGCATCGTCTATGTCGGCCTCGCCTACCGCTGCAAGGTGCAGAAGGGGACATTCAAGCTCGCCATGGAAGACCTGCGCGCGTCGATCCAATGGTTCGAGGCACGGGCTGCCACCTACAAGGCGGATACCTCGCTCATCGCCTTCACCGGCGGCTCGGCGGGAACCCCATTGTCCGCCATGCTCGCCCAGGAAATGCCCTCGTGCGCGGCCTATGTCGGGCTTTTCGGGGTCTATGATTTCACCAACAACAAGGAGTCCCTCTTCCCGGATGAAAAGGCGTGCTCTCTCTTCGGCCTCTCGTCACCGGAGCAGAAGCTCGCGTCCTCCGCGTTCCATCACATCCGGAAAAACCCGCCCGCGACCCTGCTCTTCCACGGCGGCAAGGACATCCTGACCCATTCCTCCCAGAGCATCCGCTTCGCGGAAAAGCTCCGCGGGCAAGGCGGGCAAGCCGAGGCCGTCATCTTTCCGGAGATGAACCACGGGTATTTCAACCCCCGCTATCCCGCGGAATACAAGGCGACCACACTGAAAATCGCCGGGCTGTATGCGGAGAATCTCAAGCTCGAAAAATCGAAGGTCGATGCCCTGCCCGCCAAGCTTGACAGGATCCTGAGCCCCTTTTTCCCGGTGGATGAAATCAAGCCGGCCGCCATAGCAGGGCAATGGAAGGGCGAGACCGACACGCTGGCATTCCAGGCGGGCGGAGCGGGCACACGAACCGATCCGAAGAACACCAGCCGCCCTTTCACCTACAAAATTTCCGGAAACACGATCCTCGTGGATTTCGGAAAAACCAAGGAGACCTACTACATGCAGAGGGATCTCCGCGTGATCTACAAGTTCCACCCCGAAGGCCGGTTCGCGGGAAACAAGCAATGGTATCAGAAACAGAAATAG
- a CDS encoding S9 family peptidase, translated as MYRLLLVSSALLISASAGVERRTLNNGNLILEDIPEIPARLADDMNQYQNVRSAGHLDWSLDGKSMFIATRFGEVSQIHRVDAPGGARHQLTFFKEPVSSTSRRPKHHQLIFSMDTGGSEFTQLYLFDPSNGTSRILTDGKSRNGGASWDREGRFLAYQSTKRNGASNDIWMMQPDEPGTDRILLESPDGTFWGPSGFSEKKPLLIVQNYISAVKSRLHLLDTETRKLTLFAGDSDSPGRNLGASFDPTEEGLFFLTDLGGEFLQLAHRKLADGSETSIITKDIPWDVTSYALSEDRKRAAFVTNEDGLSRLYLLDPVTFRYKCLENLQVGLLGGINFSPDGKRLAMTMNSAKTPSDAFVLTLGSGPLDAGTLIRWTYSEVGGLDTETFSEPELIRYPTFDQVDGKPRTIPAFVYKPKSDGPHPVVISIHGGPEAQSRPGFSGGTQLWIDQLGTAVIFPNVRGSAGYGKEFLNLDNGFKREDSVKDIGALLDWIATQPDLDENRVAVIGGSYGGYMALACAVHYSDRLKASIDVVGISNFLTYLKNTEGYRRDLRRVEYGDERDPAMRAHLEKISPLTNVDKIKIPLFVVQGENDPRVPVTEAEQVVKAVRAQGQKVWYMNALNEGHGYRKKENADIFTQAVVLFLKQNL; from the coding sequence ATGTATCGCCTCCTGCTCGTTTCATCAGCCCTTCTCATCTCCGCCTCCGCCGGGGTCGAGCGCCGCACCCTGAACAACGGCAATCTCATCCTTGAGGATATTCCCGAAATCCCTGCCCGGCTCGCGGACGACATGAACCAATACCAGAACGTCCGCTCCGCCGGTCACCTCGACTGGTCGCTGGACGGCAAGAGCATGTTCATCGCCACACGCTTCGGCGAAGTCAGCCAGATCCACCGTGTGGACGCACCCGGTGGAGCCCGCCACCAGCTCACGTTTTTCAAGGAGCCGGTAAGCAGCACCTCCCGGCGCCCCAAGCACCACCAGCTCATTTTCTCAATGGATACAGGCGGAAGCGAGTTCACCCAGCTCTACCTGTTTGATCCAAGCAACGGCACCAGCCGTATCCTCACCGACGGAAAATCCAGAAACGGGGGTGCGAGCTGGGATCGTGAAGGCCGCTTCCTCGCCTACCAAAGCACGAAGCGCAACGGTGCGTCCAACGACATCTGGATGATGCAGCCGGACGAACCGGGCACCGACCGAATCCTTCTGGAATCCCCCGACGGCACGTTCTGGGGGCCGTCAGGATTTTCGGAAAAGAAACCGCTCCTCATCGTGCAGAACTACATCAGCGCGGTGAAGTCCCGCCTTCATCTGCTCGATACCGAAACGAGGAAGCTCACCCTCTTTGCCGGCGACAGTGACTCGCCCGGCCGCAACCTCGGCGCTTCCTTCGACCCCACCGAAGAGGGCCTGTTTTTCCTCACCGATCTCGGCGGCGAATTTCTCCAGCTCGCCCATCGCAAGCTCGCGGACGGAAGCGAAACATCCATCATCACCAAGGACATCCCATGGGACGTGACCTCCTATGCGCTGAGCGAGGATCGCAAGCGTGCCGCCTTCGTCACCAACGAGGACGGCCTGAGCCGCCTCTACCTGCTCGACCCCGTGACATTCCGATACAAGTGCCTTGAGAACCTCCAGGTCGGCCTGCTCGGCGGGATCAATTTCAGCCCCGACGGCAAACGCCTCGCGATGACGATGAACAGCGCCAAGACGCCGTCCGATGCCTTCGTGCTGACACTCGGGTCCGGCCCGCTCGATGCGGGCACGCTCATACGCTGGACATACTCCGAAGTCGGCGGCCTCGACACCGAGACATTCAGCGAGCCGGAACTCATCCGCTACCCTACTTTCGATCAGGTTGACGGCAAGCCGCGCACGATCCCCGCCTTCGTTTACAAACCGAAAAGCGACGGCCCGCACCCTGTGGTCATCTCGATCCACGGCGGGCCGGAGGCCCAGTCGAGGCCAGGGTTCAGCGGCGGCACCCAGCTATGGATCGACCAGCTCGGCACGGCGGTGATCTTTCCCAATGTCCGCGGCTCCGCCGGCTACGGAAAGGAGTTCCTCAACCTCGACAACGGCTTCAAGCGCGAGGATTCCGTGAAAGACATCGGGGCGCTGCTCGACTGGATCGCCACCCAGCCCGACCTTGACGAAAACCGCGTCGCGGTGATCGGCGGCAGCTACGGCGGATACATGGCCCTCGCCTGCGCCGTCCATTACAGCGACCGGCTCAAGGCCTCCATCGATGTGGTCGGGATCTCGAATTTCCTGACCTATCTCAAGAACACCGAAGGCTACCGGCGCGACCTCCGTCGCGTCGAATACGGTGACGAACGCGATCCTGCGATGCGGGCCCATCTCGAAAAGATCAGCCCCCTCACCAACGTCGATAAGATCAAAATCCCGCTCTTCGTCGTGCAGGGTGAGAACGATCCCCGCGTCCCCGTCACGGAGGCAGAGCAGGTCGTCAAGGCCGTGCGCGCCCAAGGGCAGAAGGTCTGGTATATGAACGCCCTCAACGAAGGGCACGGATACAGGAAAAAGGAAAACGCCGACATCTTCACCCAGGCCGTCGTCCTCTTCCTGAAACAGAACCTATGA
- a CDS encoding M24 family metallopeptidase, which produces MTRTYLEGKASDAQRRLVRTVREAHKLAIGMIKPGVTGT; this is translated from the coding sequence ATGACGAGAACGTATCTGGAAGGCAAGGCCAGCGACGCACAAAGGCGATTGGTGCGCACCGTCAGGGAAGCCCACAAACTTGCGATCGGCATGATAAAGCCGGGAGTGACCGGCACGTAA
- a CDS encoding sulfatase, whose protein sequence is MTTIVRMKYLVTSALVSALCSMPISGAEAAKPRNVIFIVVDDLRTELGCYGVEEVISPNIDRLAKKGVLFHNGYAQYPVCNPSRSSFLSGKRPDETGIVTNTLPFRKAMADLVSLPQLFRQNGYFTAGIGKIFHLAEPRDGKQVLFEDPLSWQHFYDGTKDATKLGRTGEGRNLTHGKIPWCTWLAAAGGDEDQADGLNAKAAVRILEEHHDKPFFLGLGFHKPHDPFIAPKKYFDLYPEGETKLAVEPDDRSEQVRYAIPNHTDFASFTDRERREFKRAYQACVSFTDAQLGKVFDAMDRLKLWDDTIVVLIGDHGYHLGEHEWWNKVTVYERCAGAPMMAWVPGAKGMGQPTHALIEFVDIYPTLIDCAGLKAPHPLSGESFRAVLEDPKLPGKKAAYTQVNRGKTVGRSVRTQRWRYTEWGKDGKDGIELYDHNADTGEYHNLGGKPGYAETSGELRKLLATGFQNAN, encoded by the coding sequence ATGACAACAATCGTTAGAATGAAATATCTCGTGACGTCTGCGCTCGTATCGGCGCTCTGCTCAATGCCGATTTCCGGTGCCGAGGCTGCGAAGCCGAGAAACGTCATTTTCATCGTGGTCGATGACCTGCGCACCGAGCTCGGCTGTTACGGCGTTGAAGAGGTCATCTCACCGAACATCGACAGATTGGCGAAGAAGGGCGTCCTGTTCCACAATGGCTATGCGCAGTATCCCGTCTGCAATCCGAGCCGGTCGTCTTTCCTTTCGGGCAAGCGGCCCGATGAGACCGGCATCGTGACGAACACCCTTCCTTTCCGGAAGGCCATGGCGGATTTGGTCAGCCTGCCGCAGCTGTTCCGCCAGAACGGATATTTCACTGCGGGAATCGGCAAGATCTTCCACCTCGCGGAACCAAGGGACGGCAAGCAGGTGCTCTTCGAGGATCCGCTTTCGTGGCAGCATTTCTACGACGGCACGAAAGATGCCACCAAGCTGGGACGCACGGGTGAAGGGCGAAACCTGACCCACGGAAAAATCCCATGGTGCACATGGCTGGCTGCGGCAGGCGGGGATGAGGATCAGGCGGACGGGCTGAACGCGAAGGCCGCCGTCCGCATCCTTGAGGAACACCACGACAAGCCGTTCTTCCTTGGACTCGGATTCCACAAGCCGCATGACCCGTTCATCGCGCCGAAAAAATACTTCGATCTCTATCCGGAGGGTGAAACCAAGCTCGCGGTGGAGCCCGACGACCGCTCCGAGCAGGTCAGGTATGCGATCCCGAACCACACCGACTTCGCATCGTTCACCGACAGGGAGCGCCGCGAATTCAAGCGCGCCTACCAGGCATGCGTCAGCTTCACCGACGCGCAGCTTGGGAAAGTCTTCGACGCGATGGATCGCCTCAAGCTATGGGATGATACGATCGTCGTCCTCATCGGCGACCACGGCTATCACCTCGGCGAGCACGAGTGGTGGAACAAGGTGACCGTTTACGAAAGGTGCGCCGGCGCTCCGATGATGGCATGGGTGCCCGGCGCAAAGGGCATGGGGCAGCCTACCCATGCGCTCATCGAGTTCGTTGACATCTATCCGACCCTCATCGACTGCGCCGGCCTGAAGGCTCCGCATCCCCTTTCCGGCGAAAGCTTCCGCGCGGTGCTGGAAGACCCGAAGCTGCCGGGGAAAAAGGCGGCCTACACCCAGGTGAACCGAGGCAAAACGGTCGGGCGCAGCGTCCGCACCCAGCGCTGGCGCTACACGGAGTGGGGCAAGGATGGAAAGGACGGCATTGAGCTTTACGACCACAACGCAGACACGGGAGAATACCACAACCTGGGCGGAAAGCCCGGGTATGCGGAAACCTCCGGGGAGTTGCGCAAACTGCTCGCAACAGGATTTCAAAACGCGAACTAG
- a CDS encoding sulfatase-like hydrolase/transferase, with protein MKTLSNLKLAGWCTAIFCLTPTPLSAAPNILLIFADDIGYEALNCYGGQDFETPNLNRMAGQGLRFSRAYTSPVCTPSRVSLHTGLYVNRHGHDTVLSVHLGTDKAVDFRKMPTFAQQIRANGYETSLTGKWQLATLQRHPNHIRDAGFDSWCAWQIWRDGEKTDRHWNPTFNQDGKIREDIADRFGPDVLADYVIAQMRTAKAEGKPFLIVHNELLPHWPIVETPDDRKLKRKPSLPHFIHYMDKLVGRLLDEVDALGIRDNTYVFFMGDNGTWEPDFQNPKAGQPGEGEHTRHTTAGKVNGGKNQLNDGGSHVPLLVWGPSSLPSGKVCDDLVDVVDLFPTFCELTGTEIPSSIAIDGRSLVPQIHGKSGIPRPWTHNALSRRLGGETLFDGSFRLFRDNGKLIDARALPFEKPADPSDPQAAAAKATLQAVFKTIRPDGPRPPVPFINAEE; from the coding sequence ATGAAAACCCTATCGAACCTGAAACTGGCGGGTTGGTGCACGGCCATCTTCTGCCTGACACCAACTCCTCTCTCGGCAGCGCCGAATATCCTCCTGATCTTCGCCGACGACATCGGTTACGAGGCTCTCAACTGCTACGGCGGGCAGGATTTTGAAACGCCCAACCTCAACCGCATGGCCGGACAAGGCCTCCGTTTCAGCCGCGCCTACACCAGCCCCGTCTGTACGCCTTCGCGCGTCAGCCTCCACACCGGGCTGTATGTCAACCGGCACGGGCACGACACGGTGTTATCGGTTCACCTGGGCACGGACAAGGCGGTGGATTTTCGGAAAATGCCGACTTTCGCCCAACAGATCCGCGCCAATGGCTACGAGACCAGCCTCACCGGAAAATGGCAGCTCGCCACCCTCCAGCGGCACCCGAACCACATCCGCGACGCCGGTTTCGACTCCTGGTGCGCCTGGCAAATCTGGCGCGACGGTGAGAAAACCGACCGCCACTGGAATCCGACCTTCAACCAGGACGGCAAAATCCGAGAGGACATCGCCGACCGCTTCGGCCCGGACGTCCTCGCGGATTATGTCATTGCTCAGATGCGCACGGCCAAGGCGGAAGGAAAACCGTTCCTCATCGTCCACAACGAGCTGCTCCCCCACTGGCCCATCGTGGAAACCCCCGACGATCGCAAACTCAAGCGCAAGCCCAGCCTCCCGCACTTCATCCACTACATGGACAAGCTGGTGGGGCGCCTTCTGGACGAGGTCGATGCCCTCGGCATCCGGGACAACACCTACGTCTTTTTCATGGGCGACAACGGCACCTGGGAACCCGATTTCCAGAACCCGAAAGCCGGGCAACCGGGCGAGGGCGAACACACCCGCCACACCACCGCCGGCAAGGTCAACGGCGGCAAAAACCAGCTCAACGACGGCGGCAGCCACGTCCCCCTCCTCGTGTGGGGGCCGTCTTCCTTACCCTCCGGCAAGGTCTGCGACGACCTCGTCGATGTCGTCGATCTTTTCCCCACCTTCTGCGAACTCACCGGCACGGAAATCCCCTCGTCCATCGCCATCGATGGCCGCAGCCTCGTGCCGCAGATCCACGGCAAAAGCGGCATCCCCCGCCCATGGACGCACAACGCGCTCAGCCGGAGACTCGGCGGCGAAACCCTCTTCGATGGCAGCTTCCGCCTCTTCCGCGACAACGGCAAATTGATCGACGCCCGCGCCCTCCCTTTTGAGAAACCCGCCGACCCATCCGATCCCCAAGCCGCCGCCGCCAAGGCGACGCTGCAAGCCGTTTTCAAAACCATCCGCCCCGATGGCCCGCGACCGCCCGTCCCCTTCATCAATGCCGAGGAGTAA